The Bos taurus isolate L1 Dominette 01449 registration number 42190680 breed Hereford chromosome 18, ARS-UCD2.0, whole genome shotgun sequence nucleotide sequence GGTGGGGAAATGGACAGGGGGAAGTTTTGTACCATGTATACAGCACTTTCTTTGATCCAGGACCTGTGCTGTGTGGGGTGGCGGTGTGGGGAGTAATGTTTTCACCTTTTTGATTTGATCCCATCCTCATAGACAGCCTCAAAGGGAAGAGGTTCAATCTGGCTCTATTGTGGATAAAATAGAGGGTCAAAGAGGTAATCTTACCAAAGTAGACTAATGATGGTTTGAACCCAAGTATGTTTGGCATTCTAGTGTTTTATaagacgggcttcccaggtggctcagtggtaaagaacctgcctgccaatgcaggagacatgggttcaatccctgagtggagaagaccctttggaataggaaatggcaacccactccagtattcttgcctggagaatccaatggacagaggagtctggtgggctatagtccatggggtcacagagtcggacacaactgagtgactaaaccaccaccacaagctgctaagactccaggcttccaatgcaggggtgcagatttgatccttggtcagggaaactaagatccaacatggagCAGccgatttttttaaaaaaggtttaaaatagggagattatcctAGATTATTTGGATGATCCCAGTGTAAACATGAAGTTCttacaagaaaagagagagggagaagaagagaGTTGGAGAGAGATGTGATGAAAGAAAGTGGGTCAGAGTGAGGCACTGGCAGGTAGACACGACCAACCACTGTAGCTGTGAAGTTGGACGACGTGACCGTGAGATGTAGGGAAATGTAAgaagcttctagaagctggaacaGGCAATGGATTCTTCCCCAGAACCTCCAGAAGGAATGCAATCCTCCTGTcgtcttgattttagcccagtgtcACCCATTCattttagagggcttccctggtggctcagatgatagagtctgcctgccatgtgggagacctgggttcaatccctggttcaggaagatcccctggaggagagcgtggcaacccactccaatattcgtggacagaggatcctggcaggctacagtccatggggtcacaaagagtcaaacacccctgagcaactaacattttcacttttatccaTTTCAGACTTCCCATTTATAGAACTGTAAATACTTTAAAACACCATGGTGTTATTATCCCCTGAGCCTGTGGAAATTTGTTGAAGCAGCATAGGAAAGAATGTCCAATGCATATTGTACATCACTTAAACGAGTACTTAATGAGTAAGAACTTAAACTGGAACAGTACTTAAATGAGTAGGTTAATGAAGGAACCCTAAACATGGATGGATTCAGTTCTTACTGTAGCTTTTGTGCTACTGAGAACTTTTGGTTTCATCCCTACAGACaagagctcatttctttttatttttaaagattaaaaaaatttttttttgatgtggatcattttttaaagtctttattgaatttgttacaatattgcttctgttctatgttttgcttttttgccatgaggcaagtgggatcttagcttcccgaccagggatcgaactcacacccctgcattggaaggtgggttctttttttgtatatacatccaaatgtattcatttatttttaaaattttatttttgattgtaaataattgctttacaatgttgtgttggtttctgccattcatcaacatCAATCAGCTgtaggtatgcatatatcccttccctagtgaacctccctcccacctcccatgcCATCCCACCCCTTTGGGTTGTCATGGAGACCTGGTTGAGCTCCCTGGGTTACACAGCAATGTCCcattagctgtctgttttacatctGGTAATgggtatgtttcaatgctactctcaattcgtcccaccctctccttcccctgccaaagtctgttctctatgtctgtgtctctattcccaccctgcaaataggttcctcagtattgtctttctagattccatatataagcattgCTATATGAACTTTGTTtttcagaactgactcaaatgcgttcctttttatggctgaaggaaggtagattcttaaccactggaccacctgggatgTCCCAGTGCTCATTTCTTGGCAGACAGAACTTCTCAAAGAACTGGGCCATCGCCCCCACCAGTTGCTGCCTTCTTTTCCCTTCCTGAAGCCTTCACAGTTCTCATCTCCAGTTAGCAATGCAGAGAGATTAGTCATGGCATTATtcctggtggggaggggtggcgTGGGGTCAAGTTTATTCTCatcctcctctcttctcctctcctgtCTGAGGAGGAGACCTCAGCTACAAAAAATTAGAGATTAAGAGCCCTTGCTGGgggaaaatgtatatatgtgtataactgagtcactttgctgtatacagcAGAGATCAGCACAAtgctgtaagtcaactatacttcaataaaaaaaataatgagtcCTAACTGGacaacaatccatggggtctcaaagaattggacatgactgaatgactgaactgaactgaactggaccaaCTGCACACAGACCCTTTGGGGTACCCCGTTTTGATGTGGTAGAATCTGGGGATCAGACAGGGTAGATGACAAGTCCAACAGCACAGAGCTGGAAAGGTGGCTAACTCAGCACCTGcaggctcagtcactcagtcgtgtctgactctttttgaccccatggggtgtagcccgccaggctcctctgtccatgggattctccaggcaagaatacccgagcgagtttgagtaaactccaggggatagtgaaggacagggaagcctggcatcctacagtccatggggttgcagagtcagacacaacttagcaactgaacaatactggaatgggttgctgtttcctcctcctggggatcttcctgacccagggatcaaacctgtgtctcctgccttggcgtGCAGGtactttaccgctgagccacctgggaagcccagctgagTCCATAATCTATTCAAGAGTTTCTCCCTCCCAGGGTTCTGCAAGCAGAGATCAGAGGAATCAGTTACTCACCGCTGTTGGAGTTTGGTTTTGTGTGTAGTGGCTGACTACTTGAAGAGTTTCCTAGAAAGAGGAACAGGAGAGAGGTGAGGGAAGGAGGCTGCCTTTTATTTCATGGAAGCTTCTTTGTCATCTAATGCTGAGGTCCTGAGAGTCTTAGCATCCCTTCTCCTAATCCCTGGGGACTTGACTGCCTCCCTGAGCTTCAAGATGCCGagaggtggacttccctggtggtcctggcgggtaagacttggccttccaatgcagggggtgtgggttccatccaaagatcccacatacctcgaggccagaaaaccaaaacatttaaaaaaaagaatcagggcttccctggtggctcagaggttaagaatccgcctgccaatacaggagacagggcttctatccctgatccaggaagatcccacatgccgaggagcaactaagcccatgccccacaactactgggccagcgctccagagcccgggagccacaagtACTGtgcccatgtgctgcaacgacCGAAACCCGCACACCCTAGAGCTTGtactccacaacaggagaagccgccacaaatgagaaacctgtgcactgcagctagagaggagcccccgctcctgagaaaagcctgtgcagcaacaagacccagtacagcaaaaaataaataaatacaatttgaaAAAAACATTTAGTTTGAATCAAGAGGTTCCTCACCTGTGACAGACAGGTACAGTGGGTCGCTGGAGTCTGACCATGAGTAGGGAGAGCGAGTGAAAGAGCCATAGCACCTGTAGACCCCGCTgtggtctggggtcccaggacccAGAGGGAACTCTGCCTGGAGTGCTCCGCGGGGGCCCCGCCCTCCAGCCAGCGGGCGCCCAAGGTTCACCCCCTCCCTGAGCAGATGAAACTGGTCAAAGGCGCTCTCGGAGCTGCAGACCAAGGTCACGTTCTCCCCTGACCTCACCACGGGTCCTCCCTGGGCTGAGAGAGAGGGTTTCTTGGACAGACCTGGAAGGAGAAGAGGCAGTTTCGTGAGACAGGCTTTTCCCGAATCCCATGTCCTTCATCCCTGAACTGAGAATTCACACCCGCAGTTCTtctcaactctctctctcttgctctcactCTCTAATTCTCCCCTATCTCTCTCCTACTTTCTCTCTCTAGGTCTCTGAAATTGCCTCCCTcctaatttttttccttcctgtatttttttttttttaaacactctgTACTTCTCCTTGGATTGGTTGATTTGATCTGTCTTCTTTAATTCTGCGGCTTTCATTCTCTATCTCGTCTCTATCTTTCAGCATTATTCATCTATGTATTCTGTTATCTGTCTATACCTCCATCCACCATTTGATCTACCCATCTTATCATCTATCTATATATCCATCCATCGTTCCACCATCTATCTACCTTTCtatgtatgtatctatctacCTATTTTATCATCTATGTGTATGTTCATCCATCACtttacctatctatctatcatctatttccACTTCCATGACTTCCTcagcttctctgtctctctgggtCTCTTTTGTAATCCCTATTATCCACCCCCAGATCACCATCTTTCTCAATCTTTGCACCCATCCACCTTCCCAAGTCTCTTATTTTTAGGGCTTTTCTGTCCACTCCCTTCTTTCTCATTAATTCTCTAtccctttttctttctatttacctttatttttttcatgtttctccCACCGCCCCCAGTCCCTCTGGCTTATTTTCTGCATGTGCGCACAGCAACTGTGTTTCTGCCTCTGCTTTTTGATGactctgttttctctctgatTCCATGTCTCTGTGGGCTTTGACCTCCATAGTCTTACAATGTTTGGTGTGACCTTGCATGTGGGCCTGAGTATACAGCATGAGAACCCATGAAACACACAACATACAGGAGCTGGCGTTTGGCTCTGTCACCAGGGACCTTGGTGTCCTGGGGCACAGTGTGGCTCAACCACCTGGAACAAAGCCATATCTGAGTGAACACAGTATCTGTGCATCACCTAGGGCATGAGGATGCAGGGCTCCTGGCGAAACAGCCTGAGCCAGATCAACCTGGTCATGAAGTCCTGGGTAGATACATGGTGTATCCTTGGGTTCTTTGAGTAGAGAAGAGAGTGTAGAGTTGAAATGGAAACAAGGCTCCTAAACTGTTTCTGGTCTCTGAGCAAAGTCAGGGTGGAAGGACACCCTCTCTGCTACCTGCctttctgtctgtgtctctcaCTTCATTCTTTATCTCCATCTCTATCTCTGAGTTCCTCTGTCTCTGCCCCTGCACCTGTCTTTTCTGTTATAACAGGTGGTCTGTACttgtttctcctctttctttgtctcttggaTGCAACTCTCACCAAGTCGGTTTCTCCCCATGAAAAGCACCCCTCTCTCATCTCCCACACCACCACCTGGGGCTTCCACGTCCTGGTACATCCAGTCTGTATGCCAGCCCTTGACATTCTCACCTGTGATCACCGTGTCCAGAGGGTCACTGAGGGGCTGACCACTCAGAGTGGGAGAGATTGAAAGCACAGAAACGTCTGCAGGAAAACCTCTTCATCTCAAGGTCACCTGCTTACCAACCTTAGTTCCACATGCGGTTTCATTTCCCTGGAATGGGACGTAGCAATAGTAGATTTGGGATTTTAGGATGCGGGCATCACGGGGTACCATGATTCTGCCCACTGTGGGACCCAATTTCCTCTATTAAATAGGTTTTTATCTAGAATGCCTGGAGCACTTCCTGTCGTTCTGACTGGACCCTGACTCAAACTCCCACTGGGATCCGGGAGACCGGGACAACGGGTGGCCTCTCTGGACAAGAGCTCTCTGACCTGTGACCACAATCTCCAGGGGGTCACTGGGTGCTGACCACAGATTGGGGAGGTGACTGTAGTGACCATGACATCTGTAGGTTCCCGCGTGTGCTTCGGTCACAGGGCCCATGAGGAAGTTCTTCCAGAATATGATGCCCTGGAGCTCAGGGACATTGGTTCTGTCATCCTTGTGCAGCCTGAACCTGTCAAATCCGAGAGGGGACTGACACCGGAGAGTCACATGCTGTCCTTGAGGAACCACGGGGCTTGGCCAGGCTGACAGGGAGGGCTTGTCATGACCACCTGGGGGAGAAGAATGCACGGTTTACAGTAGAAAATGGGGAACCCCTTCCCCTCGATGGACTCAGAGGACCCTCCCTCTTCCCACATCTCTAAGGCTCCTTTTCAAACCAGGGGAACCCGTGCTCTATGGAGATTCCCACACCACAGGGGCATAGCACACCCTACATGAAAAACATCTGCTGAGaattttgagtgtgtgtgtatgctcagtcgtgtctgactcttgtgaccccatggactgtagccctccaggctcctctgtccatggggatctccagacaagaatactgtagtgggttgccatttccttctccaggggatcttccaaccccaggattgaacccacatctcctgcagcccctgcattgcaggcatgttctacaccactgagatacctgggaagcctgagaattTTGGGCAAGTGTCGACTAACAGACTCTTCCTGGATGTTGATAAtgtaaaatttgttttataaaacaaGACGGAATAGACACCCAATGGAAGAACAACCTGTGTGAGTGAAATGATGTCAGCTCACATGAGAAACACAGGACATGATGGAGCCTGTGGTAGAACCTTCTGGAATCTCAGGGGGCAGGGCATAGGTTCTCCCCTTATTCTGAATGGAggccagcagcagcagttctctgCAATGCCTATCCATGGAACTGCTGGAGAGCTTGAGTCATCACCTTGTCCTCCAAGGGTCTGTGGTCCCTGGCCCTGCTGCCTTCCCTCAGTCTACAGATAACACCAGTCCCTCGCAGTCACCCCAGCGCTGAGCATCACAGTCTCCTGTAGGTGCCCATAGAGCCTGGCTCAGCAGAGGGAAGAGTGTCTGGGGGAGGGTCTCTGGGCCAGAACTGGGGGCTAGATTTCCCTGAAAATGTTAATCaaccagtcatgtctgactctttgtgaccccatgggctatagcccaccagactcctgtatccatggaatagtccaggcaagtatactggagtggcttgccatttccttctccaggggatcttcccaaccaagggatcaaacccaggtttccctcactgcaggcagactctttaccatcaaAGCCACCTTGGGCTCCCATTTTCTACTTCCAAAAGACCACCCTCATATGGTTATGACTTCCCATGGTTGACCCATCACCCTACCTTCTGCACCATCTCCCCTCCTATTACAAGAGAGTCTTACTTGAGGAGGATGGCAACCACGGTTTGGGGGAAAGACTCACCTTCTTGTGCCCAGATGCTCTGGATCAAGAAGAAACCTGGAAGAGAGACTCATGATGGACGATCCATCTCATGTCAGACCTGGCCTCCTACTCCCCTGGCCTGGTGTGTGGGCCTCATTGGCAAGGATGTTGCTCGGCCTTGATGAACCCAACCATCAAGGTCCACTTTGCCCCTGTGGAGGCAGGGCTCTCTGTTAAGGTGGACCCAGCCCTCCTGGTCAATATTTGCACCAGGCTTTATTCCCTTCCAGGACTCACCAAGACATGCCAGGCTGACGATGGCAGACAGCATGGCCCTGCTCCTACTGAGCAGCAGGCAGCAGCTTTGCAGACCTGAAGAGTACACAGGATGTTATGATGACGCCCCAACTAACGTCGTGTGCAAgctgaccacaggacagaaaggTGACTCACACAGGGTCTTCTTACCTTAAAAAAAGCAGTGTGTGGGGGCCTGGCTGAGGGAGGAATTGGGCTTCCTGGAAAATTTTAAGGCCAGTGCTGTCTCTTCAGATTGTTTAACAAACTTGAACCACAACCTCTGACCCAACCCACCTTTGGCTACATTTTCAAGTTTACCAAAAATGTATGCTGCAATATCTAATCTGCTATGACTTTGAGGCActgaattattttctgttttcattcttgATATGATTTTCATAGAATTTCTTATTTCATTCCtatattaaaaattttcccagcattatattttatctttaatgtTCAACCATTTCTATGACATCCACAGTAAGAATGTCTTTACTTAAAATGCTaacttcatgatttttaaaaatttatggatTTTCctatattgtattttcttttccttgtatgTATGCACTGCCAAGTTCCTGGAACatgtaacaatttttaaaaatttatgaataattggcttacaatattatattagttacaGGTGTATTACATAGTGATTCAGCATTTTCAGAGATTACACACATTAcaaaatattatacaatattgactatattccctgtgccaGACATTATAGCCCTGTGACTTAATTATTCTATAAAtggttgttggtatttcttaATCCAGTCTACATACTTTGCTGCCCCTCACACCCACCccattcccctctcccctctggtaaccactagtttctcCTTTGAATCTGTGAGCCTGATTCCCTTTTGTTATAtatgctcatttatttttattttcttagtacttatttttgtttatctggCTGCATCAGATCTGAGATGTGGAACGTGGTATCCTTTTAgttgtagcttgtgggatctagttctctgaccagagattgaacctggaccccctgcattgcaaacccagagtcttagtcacttagtcacaaTCAAGGAAATCACTATTttgatttttagattctacatagaagtgaaaatatacagcatttctctttccctgtctgacttttttcactaagcataatgacCTCCAAGTCAATCCATGTTCTCAACAGTcaggattttgttctttttagaaAACtgagagggcttctctggtggcttagtggtaaagaatctgcctgtcattgcaagagacctgagagacctgagtttgatgggtcgagaagatcccctggagaaaggaatggaaaccgattccagtattcttgcctggagaatcccatgcacacaggagcctgggcggctacagtccatgggtcgcaaaaatGACTGagttgacttagcatgcatgtattcAGCCTAATATGGTTAGTGGCACCATACTGGCTATCTCAGAGTAtacttcatctttttattttgccaactagcattattattttttcatggaaagcattttattttaaatataatggtgtgcacatgtcaatcccaaacttccCTCTATCTGTCCCTCACTCCTCCCCTCTGGTaactctaagtttgttttctaagtctacaagtctgtttcagtcttgtaaataagtttaccCTTGTAAAATGTTACTGAATAAAGGGGtttacttttattcattttgttttattttaaacagaataaTTTGAAGAGTCAACTGGCAAATTTTTTGTGCTTTATTGGAATTTTATAAAAAGTAGGGTGATCATGATAAACTACCTAGTATGAGCGATTGATTATAGCATCTCCCCAAAAGGTGAGATAGTTACAATAGAGTCCTAGAATAGCCAGGAGATCATTAAGAGGTGGTGGGACTTTTGAAGACGATACTGTAGTTCTTGGACTCCACTCCTCAACTCAGAGCTGCTGGGCTGCTTTGGAGGAGAAGGAGTGTCCATGAGGAACCCCTTTAACAAGAGATCTAGGTCCTTGATTTGTAAGACTCTGTGTGCTCAGAGGATGGGGCCAGGTCAGGGCTCAGCACGGTCTTGGTTTATGTTGAATTACTCATAGATAATGGGCTCGGTGGAGGGGTGCATGGGCCTCAGGGGAGTGGGAGTGAACCGTCTCTCGGAGAGGGTCCTGAGGTCCAAGTGAGCGTATATCACGTCTTCTGCTGCAGAGTCCTGAGAGGAGAGAGGTGAGAATGATGGACTGAGACGTGATCTTCAAAGGCTGGGGCATTGGGCATTGGAGGGGCTCAGACTATGGCAAGGGTTTGGGCTGGGAGGACTCACCTCACCATTCACTATTCTGGCTTCCATGGGCTCTCCTTCCATGATGGCAACATCTGAAAATGGAAGAGAGTCAAGGCTCTTCGGGGTGGAGGCAGTTATTCCAGACCTCCGTAACTTTGATAGTTACATCAAAGCCAGAAAAAGGCAGGGGTGTGCCCCAGGTTGCTGAGCCTGTCTACTCtactaaatgaaaacaaaacaaaacaaaacattccaTATACATGCCCAGTCATCATGGACTGTCTGAGGAACCTGTGCAAACCCACAGACCCATCCTATGTCTTCTGTTATGGACCATCCTCTTCTACATATCAGCAGATTCCCAAGATCATGTAGGGGAGAAAAATGGATGGTTGTAGTTGAAGGGAAGAACAGGGTTTGGAATGTCCCTGGCGGCCCAAGGATTAAGAGTCAACCTTCCAGTTCAGGgaatgtgggttctatccctggtgggagaactgagatcccacatgctttgaaGAAAGTATCCTCGATGCTGCAAGTGCTGAGCCCATGACCTCTGGAGCCTTGAACTGCACCCCAGCACCACAATGaggatcccccatgctgcagccaagacctgatgcagccaagaaTAAATCAACACATAGTTTCATAAAAAGAACAGGGTTCCATGGGTCTCTGGAAGATGTTCCATCAGGGATTACAACAACGGAAGTCAGTTTTTAACCTACAGGAAGTGAACATGCCATTCTCTGCTATGAGCCCACCTGCCCCTGGGTCAGATGATGCTGAGCTCACCACCTTCAGACTTACGGTTTTGGGTAGAACACCAGTGACAGACAAGAGCAGCGAGGATGATGCTGGTAGAGGTGAAGGCTATGACAAGCCCAAGGACAATGTACCACGTGCTGGAGTGTGCTTGAGAAAGCTGTGCTTCTGCCAACAAGCAAACGGTAGAAGGTCTGGGTATTCATTGCACACGCTGTGCCCCAACACACTGGGTTTAATGTATCCTTGTGTCAAACTGTCAGCAGCTCTCAACCTGATCAGTTATGGTCTCCACTTCCCAGGAGGTACCAAAGCATCCAGGAGAGATGCTAGCAGTGGATGAAGTAAAGAGGCCATGCAAGACCAGCAGACGTCTGAACCAAGGTCCCCCAGGCACCGAAGCAGTTTTTCTCTGCTGCCCCATATGACATGGCATGGTGATTTTGCATGAATGGAGAACCTTTAATCCACAATACATTTCCCCCTCCATCCACATAGACCTGGAATGGAATCCTCAAGAAGATATGACACTTTTATTTCTGACCTGTGGAATGCTTAGTTCACAAAATACTAAGAGGAATAACACATATATAAGGTGCTCCCTAAAATTCTCTGCTTGCCCTGCCATCCATCCCCAAAGATCCTGGTGGAGGGAAGGTGAGTATCTCCCTTAAGCATGGGGTTATGTCACTCTGACCTGCTTTGTTCAATTTAGAAATTTTCAGTCACAGAGCATGAGCAGCTCAATGCCCTCTCTGGTTCTAGGCAGACCACGGTCTCAAATGCTGACATGACAGGGACATTGAGgagcccaaagtcacagagctgggaggAGGTAGAACCAACACTCACACAGGAACCCTCTGTCTTCTCAGAAATTTGCTGAGATAGGAGACCGTCTTGCTTACCTTCTGTGGTGTGTGGATCCAAGGTTGACGGGCAAGTACTCGTAGTGGATCCTAGGGGGAAAAAGACAGAAGGGGTGAACAAGTAAGCGTCCAAATACTGACTGAATGAGGACTACTCTTTCTGGAAGGTTGACTTCCTGCCTGTCCTTGACTCTGTCATCTCTCAGAGCCTTGATGGGGGAGGGCAGAGCTTCTGGTTCCTCCCCGTGAATGCATTGAGTAGAACCtccatcctggagaagggatggtggAAGGAGGCAGGAAGAATATGCCTGGTGAAAGACAGCTGTAAGCAAGAGACATTCTCTCTGCTACGGGAATGAGTATTTATGCTCCTTAATTGCTATATCACCTGTATGTCAGAGGTGCTTCTGGGAAAACATTAAGAGCAAGTGGCCAATGTAATCTCTGATCTTCCTGAATGAGCCCAGCCTCTCCTCCCCCTGGGTCTACCCTGACCCTTTTCTTTATTGCCTGGATAGACAGGACTGTGATGTGGAGCATCCATACAGGAAGTGGAAGAGAGTTGAGATGCCATCTaccatctctcttcctctctggtTCTCATTGCCTCCATTTCTCCAGAAGCCCTAAGGTTGCCCTGACACAAGCATGGAGCCCTTGATATAGAGTTCATGATACAGTAAGCTGTTATGCAAAAACCCAAATGGGCTTTTTGCCCAGTGCAATCTCATTGTGTATATTGTAAAGCATGGGACTCttcatgggttctccaggcaagaatactggaatgagttgccatttcctcctccaggggaccatgttttgtcagactCTTCACTATGATCCGTCAGGCTTGGGTGTCCCTGCATGactggctcatagcttcactgaggtACGAAGGCCCCTTCACCActacaaggctgtgatccatgtggaggagatagtgaaggacagaggagtctgttgtgCTGCAGGCCTCAGGGTGGCAAAGGGTTGGACAACATAGCGTCTGAACAGGAACAACAAAGCATGGGCCAGGAAGAGGTTGCTCACCTGTGACAGACAGGAACAGTGGGTCGCTGGAGTTTGACCACGAGTAGGGAGAGCGAGTGAAAGAGCCGTAACACCTGTAGACCCCGCTGTGGGCTGGGGTCCCAGGACCCAGAGGGAACTCTGCCTGGAGTGCTCTGCGGGGGCTCTGCCCTCCAGCGAGATGGCGTCCAAGGTTCACCCCCTCCCTGAGCAAATGGAACTGGTCAAAGGCACTCTCGGAGCTGCAGACCAAGGTCACATTCTCTCCTGACCTCACCATGGGGCCCCTCTGGGCTGAGAGAGAGGGTTTTTTGGACAGACCTGGAAGGAGGAGAGCTTGATCTTAAAGCACAAAGTAACTCTACTCCTAAGTAGAGGACTAAAGCCTGAAGTGTGCAACAAGAGcagcactgcaatgagaaggccgCCCACCGCCAGGAGAGAAAGCCCCACAGTAAGGGGTACCCAGCACAGAGAGGGtgggttgatttgggagaatggcattgaaacatgtataatatcatatatgaaacgagtcaccagtccaggttcgaatctcgatactggatgcttggggctggtgcactgggacgacccagagggatggtatggggagggaggagggaggaggctacAGGGtgcggaacacatgtatacctgtggtggattcatgttgatatatggcaaaaccaatacaatattgtaaagttaaaaaaataataaataaaaaaagaaaacttagaaataactttaaaaatggagtgtcatttaaaatccttttaaaaaatacataatttttaaaatggattgtcatttaatattcttttttaaagaaagaacatatgtatatgaataactgaatcactctgttgtacaacAGGAATTAACAACATCtgaaatcaactagacttcaacaaacataaataagataaaataaattataaaaatcaacCAGATGTGCCATTTTCTTGAAATAAGCAGACTACTACTAAATAGACTACTAACTACTGCTGGG carries:
- the KIR3DL1 gene encoding killer cell immunoglobulin-like receptor, three domains, long cytoplasmic tail, 1 precursor (The RefSeq protein has 15 substitutions compared to this genomic sequence), translated to MCPTLLSLLSLGFCVSLRIWAAVGEYEKLSLSAWPSPVVPLGQTVTLQCHSHSPLKRFRLFKTDGERHLPELQGHHFNNFTLGPVTGEHAGSYTCSEAYWSAPSDPLQIVVSGVFQKPSISAHPGPLVQQGENVTLRCHSLVLFDKFILHHENSTGHFQRHGEMLTGGYAPADFSIGPMTLASAGTYRCYGSLRRSPYEWSAPSDPVDIMITGLSKKPSLSAQGGSMVRSGENVTLVCSSESAFDQFHLLREGVNLGRHLAGGQSPCRALQAEFPLGPGTPAHSGVYRCYGSFTRSPYSWSNSSDPLFLSVTGSTTSTCPSTMDPHTTEEAQLSQAHSSTWYIVLGLIIAFTSTSILLAALVCHWCSTQNHVAIMEGEPMEARIVNGEDSAAEDVIYAHLDLRTLSERRFTPTPLRPMHPSTEPIIYE
- the KIR2DL5A gene encoding killer cell immunoglobulin-like receptor 2DL5A precursor, encoding MLSAIVSLACLGFFLIQSIWAQEGGHDKPSLSAWPSPVVPQGQHVTLRCQSPLGFDRFRLHKDDRTNVPELQGIIFWKNFLMGPVTEAHAGTYRCHGHYSHLPNLWSAPSDPLEIVVTGLSKKPSLSAQGGPVVRSGENVTLVCSSESAFDQFHLLREGVNLGRPLAGGRGPRGALQAEFPLGPGTPDHSGVYRCYGSFTRSPYSWSDSSDPLYLSVTGNSSSSQPLHTKPNSNSGNPRHLHALVGPSVAFVFLVSLISFLIHHWGPDAKDAVIMNSQPEVGRRVNREDPDAEELKELTYTDLDCSVFTQKIITPTSQRPREPSTNASVYMDLATC